A window of Mixophyes fleayi isolate aMixFle1 chromosome 10, aMixFle1.hap1, whole genome shotgun sequence contains these coding sequences:
- the B4GALNT4 gene encoding N-acetyl-beta-glucosaminyl-glycoprotein 4-beta-N-acetylgalactosaminyltransferase 1 has product MPWLPVKKIRRQFKLLLLLVLLTSAVWVTYLHISLARQGKALKLPFVYSRDGERLEGTDPAHKPGRFQASPPHSQAGDSSEELPTLDALGWRRSHRLHINLEEANLTDTPVSWDEKYKGKVNLHVFEDWCGGSVLHLKTNLHFPLYPHTRTTVTKLAVSPKWKNYGLRIFGYIHPYKDGDFQFAVASEDNSEFWLSTEDSPSSAQLIAYVGRVGSEWTAPGEFTKYSSQVSKPFRLMSSRRYYFELLHKQDDRGSDHVEVAWRLSLPSMKFEILDSPHLSLYTDETSYKMNEISHIPRTLSSVINHRLIREEPTVDILKQDPRDTFFITPMIEESRVENVLVPCAYNPTYVVKDFPIARYQGLQFVYLTFVYPNDFTRLTHMETENKCFYRESPVYLEKFGFYKYMKMDDEDSPQMPFLFFNHPHFMDEDEEESLLPGISLKKKIGVEETSDAMSPSPVGHGHTNIPYNDSLKSMSIIDDIIRTSHRTLLWAPRESPPSPHRGHRKPLISLLGGQGMGDDPEPTGGKSTFRTKIGEESDIDLRTKGKKSDSRPKVRGKNRHGKLEEQAYARSEVTEKQDNLEVKPSEESNLEVTTRKGNVKQKSKDKSGVANKQESDKVYVTRLLSGVRKTRSHVFPGVLLPKPKPRRTSRLREYPHIPTPPKNPHGERRSRPWTPPDTSELGLFSWEGQTEVPGISLPTSPSLPGGHPSLSLSSEAPAEELQDYSYEDAEPRQAWPEDAINWQRTFSVGNVDFEMLRSDWNDLRCNVSGNLQLSEAETVDVVAQYMEKLNEKNGGIYTLLRIVSVEKRRDSARGNRYLLELELEERGRKKVRLAEYVYLLLHRGTGGDSDESPPAEPPEISPSPSIYSKPILCRPVSLSWNPRATVHFVVPVKNQARWVQQLITDLEYLYLKTRDDQFSLILVDYDSEDMDVEQALRRAKLPSYQYLKKSGNFERSAGLQAGVDTIQDNHSIVFLCDLHIHFPLSVMDSVRKHCVEGRLAFAPIVMRLSCGSSPLQPKGYWEVNGFGLFGIYKSDFDRIGGMNTEEFKDRWGGEDWELLDRVLQNGLEVERLRLRNFFHYYHSKRGMWNTQSQETAAKD; this is encoded by the exons ATGCCTTGGTTGCCAGTGAAGAAGATCCGTAGGCAATTTAAGCTGCTGCTCTTGCTGGTGCTACTTACCTCAGCTGTCTGGGTCACCTACCTGCACATCAGTCTTGCAAGACAGGGCAAAGCACTTAAGCTACCCTTCGTCTACAGCAGAG ATGGCGAAAGACTTGAAGGAACAGATCCTGCCCACAAACCAGGGAGATTCCAAGCTTCTCCTCCTCACTCACAGGCAGGGGACTCTAGCGAGGAACTTCCCACG TTGGACGCCCTGGGCTGGAGAAGAAGCCACAGATTGCACATCAACCTAGAGGAGGCCAACCTTACTGATACCCCTGTGTCCTGGGATGAGAAG TACAAGGGCAAAGTGAATCTCCATGTGTTTGAGGACTGGTGTGGTGGATCTGTGCTGCACCTGAAAACAAACCTACACTTCCCCCTGTATCCTCAT ACTCGTACCACTGTCACCAAACTGGCAGTGTCACCCAAGTGGAAGAACTATGGGCTAAGGATATTCGGGTATATACACCCTTACAAGGATG GTGATTTTCAATTTGCTGTGGCATCAGAAGATAATTCTGAGTTTTGGCTTAGCACAGAGGACAGCCCATCCAGTGCCCAATTGATAGCTTATGTAGGCAGG GTTGGTTCTGAATGGACAGCTCCAGGGGAATTTACAAAGTATAGCTCTCAAGTGTCCAAGCCTTTCAG ATTGATGAGTTCCCGTCGTTATTACTTTGAGCTTCTTCACAAGCAGGATGATCGAGGCTCGGACCACGTGGAAGTAGCA TGGCGCCTGTCTCTCCCAAGCATGAAGTTTGAGATTCTGGACTCCCCGCACTTGTCTCTATACACAG ATGAGACATCCTATAAAATGAATGAGATCTCTCACATCCCACGCACACTCTCCAGTGTGATCAACCACCGTTTAATCAGAGAGGAACCCACAGTGGATATCTTGAAACAGGACCCCCGGGACACTTTCTTTATAA CCCCTATGATTGAAGAGTCCAGAGTGGAGAATGTGCTGGTCCCCTGTGCATACAACCCCACCTATGTGGTTAAGGATTTTCCCATTGCACGTTACCAAGGGCTACAGTTT GTTTACCTTACTTTTGTCTACCCAAATGACTTTACACGTCTTACCCATATGGAAACGGAAAACAAATGTTTCTATCGAGAGTCCCCAGTCTACTTGGAGAA gtttggattctataaatatatGAAGATGGATGATGAGGATTCTCCCCAAATGCCATTCCTGTTCTTTAACCATCCGC ACTTCATGGATGAAGATGAGGAGGAGTCACTGTTGCCGGGCATTTCACTAAAGAAAAAGATCGGAGTAGAGGAGACGAGTGATGCCATGTCACCCAGCCCTGTGGGTCATGGGCACACCAATATCCCTTACAATGACTCCCTAAAATCTATGTCTATAATAGATGACATCATAAGGACCTCGCACAGAACTCTTTTGTGGGCACCCAGGGAAAGCCCACCTTCTCCACACCGAGGGCATAGGAAACCGTTAATTTCATTGCTGGGTGGGCAAGGAATGGGCGATGATCCAGAACCCACAGGGGGGAAATCTACTTTCAGAACAAAAATCGGAGAAGAAAGTGATATTGACCTTAGGACAAAAGGGAAGAAGTCTGATAGTAGACCAAAGGTCAGAGGAAAAAATAGACATGGGAAATTAGAGGAGCAAGCATATGCAAGATCAGAAGTTACAGAGAAGCAAGACAATCTAGAAGTAAAGCCCAGTGAGGAAAGCAACTTAGAAGTCACCACCAGAAAGGGAAATGTAAAACAGAAATCAAAGGACAAATCTGGTGTTGCAAATAAACAAGAATCAGACAAAGTATATGTGACACGCCTCCTCTCTGGAGTTCGAAAGACCCGAAGTCATGTCTTCCCAGGGGTTTTGCTGCCTAAACCTAAACCCCGTAGAACATCCAGACTTCGTGAGTACCCTCATATACCAACACCTCCAAAAAACCCACATGGGGAAAGACGATCTAGACCCTGGACACCGCCTGATACCTCAGAACTTGGACTTTTCAGTTGGGAAGGCCAAACTGAAGTCCCTGGAATCTCCCTCCCTACCTCGCCTAGTCTTCCTGGTGGCCACCCCTCTCTCAGCCTGTCTTCGGAAGCCCCAGCAGAAGAATTGCAGGACTACAGCTATGAAGATGCAGAGCCACGACAAGCCTGGCCAGAGGATGCCATCAATTGGCAACGTACATTTAGtgttggaaatgttgattttgagatgCTGAGGTCAGACTGGAATGATCTTCGCTGCAATGTGAGTGGTAATTTGCAGCTCTCCGAGGCCGAAACTGTAGATGTGGTGGCTCAGTACATGGAAAAACTCAATGAGAAGAATGGAGG CATATATACTTTGCTTCGTATAGTCAGTGTGGAGAAGCGGCGTGACTCTGCCCGGGGTAACAGATACCTCCTAGAACTGGAGCTTGAGGAACGAGGCCGGAAGAAAGTGAGACTGGCTGAGTACGTGTATCTCCTGCTTCACCGTGGCACAGGTGGCGACAGTGATGAGAGCCCTCCTGCAGAACCACCTGAAATTTCTCCTAGTCCTTCCATCTACAGTAAACCAATCCTGTGCCGACCTGTCAGTCTGAGCTGGAATCCTCGTGCCACAGTGCACTTTGTAGTGCCTG TCAAGAACCAGGCTCGCTGGGTCCAGCAGCTAATCACCGATCTCGAGTACTTGTACTTAAAGACTCGAGATGACCAATTCAGCCTCATTCTGGTGGATTACGACAGTGAGGATATGGATGTAGAGCAGGCTTTGCGACGTGCAAAATTGCCAAG TTATCAGTATCTGAAGAAAAGTGGAAATTTTGAGCGGTCAGCAGGACTACAAGCGGGAGTTGATACTATACAG GACAATCATAGCATTGTGTTCCTGTGTGACCTACACATACACTTCCCTCTCTCTGTAATGGACAGTGTGAGAAAACATTGTGTGGAAGGGCGTCTAGCCTTCGCCCCCATCGTAATGAGGCTGAGCTGTGGAAGCTCCCCTTTGCAACCCAAAG